In a genomic window of Streptomyces noursei ATCC 11455:
- a CDS encoding ABC transporter transmembrane domain-containing protein, with translation MRIRDLPHPDPGVPDVRTGGRFLVWLCRKQRGGQAKALFWGLVHMASMASFPLPVGLAVQAAVDGHGARLVLAGGLLAVLGGLVAIGDVMLHRAAVTNWIVTVARMQQLLARKTSELGGAMTRRVAAGEIVAVSTGDLERIGWFVETLSRFGAALVASVGVCLALVVYQPQLGLVVALGTPLLALAVLPLLPPATRRADAQREKAGRATELASDTVAGLRVLRGIGGEDLFLGRYRSASQEVRRAAVRSARMWSLISAVQVALPGLLLIAVVWHGVGLALDGRIAVGELVTIYGAVSFLLYPLRHFEEMTMSWSFSRPSAERTARVLALSRPAGGRLTDPEPPSGDLHDPVSGLTARAGRLTAVVCGDPDAAGRLAERLGGHAPHPAPVPESPGAAPAAPAATGPDADEAESHRPLSVVLGGTPLDDVPRGTARTAVLVQDKDPVLLSGTLGELLDVPASGRVTNEAALDAAQCGDVLAALAQASADDSGDPMHTHITERGRSLSGGQRQRLALARSLVADPEVLVLDEPTSAVDAHTEARVADGLREIRAGRTTVLLTSSPLLLDRADHVVFLQEGKVAGEAAHRELLHTHPEYRAVVTREPDPAPAAPHITDRTVIEETA, from the coding sequence ATGCGCATTCGCGATCTTCCCCACCCCGACCCCGGCGTCCCCGACGTCCGTACGGGCGGCAGATTCCTCGTGTGGCTGTGCCGGAAACAGCGCGGCGGGCAGGCCAAGGCCCTCTTCTGGGGGCTGGTCCACATGGCCTCGATGGCGTCGTTCCCGCTGCCGGTGGGCCTCGCCGTGCAGGCCGCGGTGGACGGCCACGGCGCCCGGCTGGTGCTGGCGGGCGGCCTGCTGGCAGTGCTCGGCGGGCTGGTCGCGATCGGCGACGTCATGTTGCACCGCGCGGCCGTGACCAACTGGATCGTCACGGTGGCCCGGATGCAGCAGCTGCTCGCCCGCAAGACCTCCGAACTGGGCGGGGCGATGACCCGCCGGGTTGCGGCCGGCGAGATCGTCGCGGTCAGCACCGGCGACCTGGAGCGCATCGGATGGTTCGTCGAGACGCTGTCCCGCTTCGGCGCGGCCCTGGTGGCCTCGGTCGGCGTCTGCCTCGCGCTCGTCGTCTACCAGCCGCAGCTCGGCCTCGTGGTGGCCCTCGGCACGCCCCTCCTGGCGCTGGCCGTCCTGCCGCTGCTGCCGCCGGCCACCCGCCGGGCCGACGCCCAGCGCGAGAAGGCCGGGCGGGCCACCGAACTCGCCTCCGACACCGTCGCCGGGCTCCGGGTCCTGCGCGGGATCGGCGGCGAGGACCTCTTCCTCGGCCGCTACCGCAGCGCCTCCCAGGAGGTCCGTCGGGCCGCCGTCCGCAGCGCCCGCATGTGGTCGCTGATCTCGGCCGTGCAGGTCGCCCTGCCCGGCCTGCTGCTGATCGCCGTCGTCTGGCACGGCGTCGGCCTCGCGCTCGACGGCCGGATCGCGGTCGGTGAACTCGTCACCATCTACGGCGCGGTCTCCTTCCTGCTCTACCCGCTGCGCCACTTCGAGGAGATGACGATGTCCTGGTCCTTCTCCCGGCCGTCGGCGGAGCGGACGGCGCGCGTCCTGGCACTGAGCCGGCCGGCCGGCGGGCGGCTGACCGACCCGGAACCGCCGTCCGGCGACCTCCACGACCCGGTCAGCGGGCTGACCGCGCGGGCCGGCCGGCTGACCGCCGTGGTATGCGGCGACCCGGACGCCGCGGGCCGGCTCGCCGAGCGCCTCGGCGGCCATGCCCCGCACCCGGCCCCGGTCCCGGAGTCCCCCGGCGCGGCCCCGGCGGCTCCGGCGGCCACCGGCCCGGACGCCGACGAGGCGGAGTCGCACCGTCCGCTCTCCGTCGTCCTCGGCGGCACCCCGCTGGACGACGTCCCCCGCGGCACCGCCCGGACCGCCGTCCTGGTCCAGGACAAGGACCCCGTACTGCTCTCCGGGACGCTCGGGGAACTCCTCGACGTCCCGGCGTCCGGCCGGGTCACCAACGAGGCGGCGCTCGACGCGGCCCAATGCGGCGATGTGCTGGCCGCGTTGGCCCAGGCGTCCGCCGACGACTCCGGCGACCCGATGCACACCCACATCACCGAACGCGGCAGGTCGCTCTCCGGCGGCCAGCGCCAGCGGCTGGCCCTGGCCAGGTCGCTGGTCGCCGACCCCGAGGTGCTGGTGCTGGACGAACCGACCAGCGCCGTCGACGCGCACACCGAGGCCCGGGTCGCCGACGGTCTGCGGGAGATCCGGGCGGGCCGCACGACCGTGCTCCTCACCTCCAGCCCGCTCCTGCTGGACCGCGCCGACCACGTCGTCTTCCTCCAGGAGGGCAAGGTCGCCGGCGAGGCAGCGCACCGCGAACTGCTGCACACCCACCCGGAGTACCGCGCCGTCGTCACCCGCGAACCGGACCCCGCCCCCGCGGCGCCGCACATCACCGACCGCACCGTCATCGAGGAGACCGCATGA
- a CDS encoding ABC transporter ATP-binding protein, with the protein MIGLAPPEHDPNAPTTVDTLPVGSPATVRAYVAELIRRHRRDFTVLVTVNAVAVIASMVGPYLLGGLVEDLSAGRGGQIQLGRTIGLFALALVVQTAFVRMVRLRGAMLGERMLADLREDFLVRSVALPPGVLERAGTGDLLSRITTDIDRLAEAMREAVPQLSIGVVWAGLLLGGLTVTAPPLALSVLIALPVLIVGCRWYFKRAPAAYRSEAAGYAAVSAVLTESVDAGRTIEAHRLNTRRIALSEHRIRAWTQWERYTLSLRSVLFPVINVTHVVILGAVVVLGGVFVLHGWLTPGQLTTGALLAQMLTEPVNLVLRWYDELQVAQVSIARLVGVREIEPEAADASVVPGGREMRAEDVSFGYRAGVDVLRQVSLSVRPGSRVALVGPSGAGKSTLGRLLAGIYGPRAGSVSLGGAELSAMPAERVREHVALVNQEHHVFVGTLRDNLLLARTDAADAELWAALGAVDADGWARALPGGLDTEVGSGGTALTPARAQQVALARLVLADPHTLVLDEATSLLDPRAARHLERSLGKVLDGRTVVAIAHRLHTAHDADVIAVVEDGRISELGSHRELVAADGAYAALWRSWHG; encoded by the coding sequence ATGATCGGCCTGGCCCCGCCGGAGCACGATCCCAACGCGCCCACGACCGTCGACACCCTGCCGGTCGGCTCGCCGGCGACGGTGCGCGCCTATGTGGCCGAGCTGATCCGCCGCCACCGCCGGGACTTCACGGTCCTGGTCACCGTCAACGCCGTCGCGGTCATCGCCTCGATGGTCGGTCCCTATCTCCTGGGCGGCCTGGTCGAGGACCTGTCCGCGGGCCGCGGCGGACAGATCCAACTCGGCCGCACCATCGGCCTGTTCGCGCTCGCCCTGGTCGTCCAGACGGCGTTCGTCCGCATGGTGCGGCTGCGCGGGGCCATGCTCGGCGAACGGATGCTGGCGGACCTGCGCGAGGACTTCCTCGTCCGGTCGGTGGCCCTGCCACCGGGCGTCCTGGAGCGGGCCGGCACCGGCGACCTGCTGTCCAGGATCACCACCGACATCGACCGGCTCGCCGAGGCGATGCGGGAGGCCGTACCGCAGCTGTCCATCGGCGTCGTCTGGGCCGGTCTGCTGCTCGGCGGGCTCACCGTCACCGCACCGCCGCTCGCGCTGTCCGTGCTGATCGCGCTGCCGGTGCTGATCGTCGGCTGCCGCTGGTACTTCAAGCGCGCGCCCGCCGCCTACCGCTCCGAGGCCGCCGGCTACGCCGCGGTCTCCGCCGTCCTCACCGAGTCCGTGGACGCCGGCCGCACCATCGAGGCGCACCGCTTGAACACCCGCCGGATCGCGCTGTCGGAGCACCGGATCCGTGCCTGGACCCAGTGGGAGCGCTACACCCTCTCCCTCCGCTCGGTCCTCTTCCCGGTCATCAACGTCACCCATGTGGTGATCCTCGGCGCGGTCGTGGTGCTCGGCGGGGTGTTCGTGCTGCACGGCTGGCTCACCCCGGGGCAGCTGACCACCGGCGCGCTGCTGGCGCAGATGCTCACCGAACCGGTCAACCTGGTCCTGCGCTGGTACGACGAGCTCCAGGTGGCCCAGGTGTCCATCGCCCGGCTCGTCGGCGTCCGCGAGATCGAGCCGGAGGCCGCCGACGCCTCCGTGGTCCCCGGCGGCCGGGAGATGCGCGCCGAGGACGTCAGCTTCGGCTACCGCGCCGGCGTCGACGTGCTGCGCCAGGTCTCGCTGAGCGTGCGCCCAGGCAGCCGGGTGGCGCTGGTCGGTCCGTCCGGTGCCGGGAAGTCCACGCTGGGCCGACTGCTGGCCGGCATCTACGGACCGCGGGCCGGCTCGGTGTCGTTGGGCGGCGCCGAGCTCTCCGCGATGCCCGCCGAACGCGTGCGGGAGCACGTCGCCCTGGTCAATCAGGAGCACCACGTCTTCGTCGGAACGCTGCGCGACAACCTGCTGCTGGCCCGCACGGACGCGGCCGACGCCGAACTCTGGGCGGCCCTGGGCGCGGTGGACGCGGACGGCTGGGCCCGCGCCCTGCCCGGCGGGCTGGACACCGAGGTCGGCTCCGGCGGCACGGCCCTGACGCCGGCCCGGGCCCAGCAGGTCGCGCTGGCCCGCCTGGTGCTGGCCGACCCGCACACCTTGGTGCTCGACGAGGCGACGTCGCTCCTGGACCCGCGCGCCGCCCGTCACCTGGAGCGGTCGCTGGGCAAGGTCCTGGACGGGCGCACGGTCGTGGCCATCGCCCACCGGCTGCACACCGCCCACGACGCCGATGTCATCGCGGTCGTCGAGGACGGCCGGATCAGTGAACTGGGCAGCCACCGGGAGCTGGTCGCGGCCGACGGCGCGTACGCGGCGCTGTGGCGGTCCTGGCACGGCTGA